The following are encoded together in the Syngnathus typhle isolate RoL2023-S1 ecotype Sweden linkage group LG5, RoL_Styp_1.0, whole genome shotgun sequence genome:
- the foxn4 gene encoding forkhead box protein N4, producing MIEGGITSRMSGIIEDAGHHPSPQDYRLLTTDPSQLREEDLPGDLQSLSWLTSVDVPRLQQMVDGRGHSNGPSQGSLLEQQTAQLSSMAMTGAQSSMLHLQSNMQHSPLGISIISTHSGAMSPFPINGMPSPGYQCPTSVYQSAQQQVYSLTQAGQQCSTGGLYSNVSFTNQSLFSQSRLAPQEQDLQPKCFPKPIYSYSCLIAMALKNSKTGSLPVSEIYSFMKEHFPYFKTAPDGWKNSVRHNLSLNKCFEKVENKTSSSSRKGCLWALNPAKIDKMEEEMQKWKRKDLPAIRRSMANPDELDRLITDRPENCRRKPMEPIMTRLPGCPTGLSLTAQMQQPQPIVTLSLPCLPMHQHHQIQAQLQAQARLAPMSPAPAQTPPLHAVPDLSHSPLTQQPGKPPDDFYSVHVDSHTEVDALDPSIMDFALQGNLWEEMKDDSFNLDALGTFSNSPLRLSDCDLGSSLPPASANPPLSDVQVTGLYTSYTSQESLSSQYMGSPVNSKPIVLL from the exons GCTTCTGACCACGGACCCCTCCCAACTGAGGGAGGAGGACCTCCCTGGGGACCTGCAGTCTCTGTCGTGGCTCACCTCTGTGGACGTTCCCCGACTACAGCAGATGGTGGATGGCCGCGGCCACAGTAATGGGCCCTCCCAGGGCAGCTTGTTGGAGCAACAGACAG CCCAACTGAGCAGCATGGCCATGACAGGAGCTCAGTCCTCCATGCTCCACCTGCAAAGCAACATGCAGCACAGCCCACTGGGAATCAGCATCATCAGCACCCACAGTGGAGCA ATGTCTCCGTTTCCCATCAACGGGATGCCCTCACCGGGGTACCAGTGCCCCACCTCGGTATACCAGTCGGCCCAACAGCAGGTGTACTCGCTAACCCAAGCTGGACAACAG TGCTCAACAGGCGGGTTGTACAGCAATGTCTCTTTCACCAACCAAAGTCTATTTTCACAATCTCGCCTGGCACCACAAGAACAGGACCTGCAGCCAAAATGTTTCCCCAAACCCATCTACTCGTACAG CTGTTTGATTGCCATGGCTCTGAAGAACAGCAAAACAGGCAGCCTTCCAGTCAGCGAGATCTATAGCTTTATGAAGGAACACTTTCCTTATTTCAAG ACGGCCCCGGACGGATGGAAGAATTCAGTCCGGCACAACCTGTCTTTAAACAAATGCTTTGAGAAAGTGGAGAACAAGACGAGTAGCTCGTCCCGAAAGGGTTGTCTGTGGGCGCTGAACCCGGCCAAAATTGACAAGATGGAGGAAGAGATGCAGAAGTGGAAACGCAAGGATCTCCCAGCCATCCGCCGCAGTATGGCCAATCCAG ATGAGCTGGACAGACTGATCACGGACCGGCCAGAGAACTGCAGGCGGAAGCCAATGGAACCCATCATGACCCGGCTGCCCGGCTGTCCGACGGGCCTTTCGCTGACGGCCCAGATGCAGCAGCCCCAGCCCATCGTGACCCTCTCCCTGCCGTGTTTACCCATGCACCAGCACCATCAGATCCAAGCCCAGCTGCAGGCCCAAGCCCGTTTGGCACCCATGTCTCCGGCCCCGGCACAAACGCCTCCCCTCCACGCCGTGCCCGACCTCTCGCATAGTCCGCTAACACAGCAACCCGGCAAGCCTCCTGATGACTTTTACAGCGTTCACGTAGACAGCCACACAGAGGTGGACGCACTGGACCCCAGCATCATGGATTTTGCCCTTCAAG GTAACCTTTGGGAGGAAATGAAGGACGACAGCTTTAACCTGGATGCATTGGGCACCTTCAGTAACTCCCCATTGCGACTATCGGACTGCGATTTGGGGAGCAGCCTCCCTCCTGCCTCCGCAAACCCGCCGCTGTCAGACGTACAAGTGACGGGTCTGTACACGTCGTACACGTCACAGGAAAGCCTCTCCTCCCAGTACATGGGCTCACCAGTCAACAGCAAACCCATCGTCCTGCTTTAG